The Leptospira bourretii genomic sequence AAGGGTTTTCCCCACTCCCAAAGCATAAAATGCCTTACAACCACCACCAGCGATGGCAAGAGAAGCATCATAAGATGGAAAAATTTTAACTAGTGTTTGTAATACTTGTTCTCTAACGCCCATACGATCGACAAATTCTAATCCCCTTCCCAACGAAAGCATAGAGTATTATTCTCACCTAAAAATCTGTCAAAATATAAACTTGCACGACAATCATCTTCTGTCGCAAGAAAGAAATCATAACCACCAGCTGGGTATTTGATTTTACAACATCCCTTTTTGTCTTTTCGTTCGGGTGGTTGGCGAACCGATTTATCTTGGCCTTTCAAATCTCCAAGAGTGGGAGGTAATTCCTGTCTCGAATCAGCAAAACTTTCAGAAACAATCATAACACAGAAAAAAAGATAGATCAGAATCGTTCGCATTCTGTAAAAATAGACTTGGTTAATGGTACACAAGTTCGGCGATTCCTAAAAAAGTCATGAATTAGGTTCAATCGTACGAAATGTATTTCTTATGGATAGGAAATATTTTTCTTTACCCATTTGTTTGCTCTTTTTATACTCTCCCCACTAAACATCCTTTGGGGACACCAATGAATAACACAAGACTACAATACCACGCTACGGGAGGACAGCTCTTCGTAATTTTACTGAAGAATATGTTTCTGACCGTTGTAACTTTGGGGATCTATAGCTTTTGGGCAAGAACCAATATACAAAAATTCATGGCAGAAAATTTAGAATGGGCAGGAGAACGTTTTTCCTTCCACGGAACAGGAAAAGAAAGGTTCATTGGTTTCCTTAAAGCCTTAGGAATTTTCATCGTTCTGTACATTGGAATTTATATCATTCAAACCATCCTCAACTACATTCCCATCCCTTATTTCGGAATGATTGTAGGTTATCTCTTGACACTTGGAGTTTTTCTTGCTCTTGTCCCTATCATTGTCGTGGGTGGAAGAAAGTATTTAACTTCTCGCACGGGTTACCGTAACCTTCGATTTGGCTTCGATGGAAAAATTTTAGAAGTCGCAAAAATCTATGGTAAAGGAATTCTTTTAACAATTGTTACGTTAGGGATTTACTACCCATGGTTCTTTGCGGAAAAAGAAGCCTACATCCAAAGCAAAACAAGATACGGAAATACAAACTTCGGATTTTCAGCGGAAGGTAAGGAAATCTTTTTTTTGTATTTAAAGGGTTTTCTCTTGAGCATTGTGACTTTCGGAATTTACTATTCCTGGTTTTTAGCCGACATCCAAAACTATATTTGGAACAGAACAAGCTTTCAGGGAAAAAAATTCAGTTCTGACATCACTGGTGGAAAAATTTTCGTAAATTTTATCATCGCCTATTTAATCATCCTATTTACCTTAGGGATAGGATTTGCATGGGCTGTAGTTCGTTTGACCAAACTCTTCCTTGAGTCGGTAAGTTTGGAAGCTGAAGTTGATTTCTCAACTATTTCTGCACAAACAGATACAACAGCAAATGCGACTGCGGAGGGATTGGAAGCACTAGCCGAAGCACTGGAAGGCTTCCTTTCATAAACATTGTTTCAAAATCAAACATTCACATCCCGATATTTTAACGGAGTATCAGCAGTCCCTGAGGAAGGGACTGTTTTGATTCACGGCCAAACCATTGATTTTTCATCTGCAGACACAGCCCACAAGCTAAACGTATCTCAATTTACTGAATTTGCACTAACGCATAAAGGTTGTAAGTTGGTTTTGCGTCCCGATGAAATTCGAGAAAGTCCAGTATTAGAAATCATTTGCCCAAAAGACGACGCAAAAAAGTTGGAATCACTTTGGATCCAATCAAAGAAAAACCAAAGCCACTCTCATGCGTTTTTTTATTCCATTAGAGAGATGAACCCAATAGTACTCGGGATTCTATCGATTGCCATCGTAGCCTTGATTGGCTTTTTTTATTTTAAAGGTTTGGAACTGGTGGTCAACCTGATTCCTATCTCTATGGACAAGTCACTGGGAGAATCAGTACAACTGAAGATGGATGCCCAGTTTCAAGAATGTAATACAAAAGCTACCGACAAGTTCTTTGCCGAAGCATTAAAAAAAATCGTACCAAAAAATAGTCCGCACCAATTCAAGGTCTCAGTGATTGGATCAACCATCCCCAATGCCTTTGCACTTTCCAATGGAAGAATTTATTTTTTTTCTGGATTGTTAAACGATGCTAAATCGCAAGAAGAAGTCATCGGAGTTCTAGCACATGAAGTAGCTCATGTGGAAAAAAGACACCATATGCGAAATCTTGTAAAGGCTGGTGGAACATCGCTTGCCATCTCTTTAGTGGTTGGACCTGGTTTAGGAAATATGGAATTTCTGGAAACATTTACAGAAATTGGCTCCACAATTCTGGTACTAAAGTTTTCAAGAGATTTCGAAACAGAAGCAGACATAACTTCTATTGAATACCTCAAAAACCAAAACCTTTCCCCATCTGGTCTCCTAACATTCTTTAAGCGAATGTCAGAACTTGAAAAAGAAATTACGAAGTCAGAAAAAAATCCACCGGATGCAAATGCCAAGGATGACCAAGTGGTTACATCGTCCATTACGGATTTTTTAAGTACACATCCAGCAACAGATGAAAGAATGAAAACTTTGGAAAAATTGATTCAATCAGGAAAAAAAGGTTCCGTCAAAAAAATAGTTTCTGACCAAACCTGGAAAGAAATTCAATCGGTTTGTTTTGATTTTAAAAAATCCGATTCTAAATGATTGTAAATTTGGCGGAGAGTTTCGCTTAAGCTATGTTTGTTTTTCCAGCCAAGTGATTTTAGTTTAGAATTATCTCCATAAACTTTGGATGTTTCGGATGCTCTCACGCGCCCGGCATCCACTTCAAATTTGATTTCATGACCTGAAATTTTTACTAACTCTTCTACCATATAACGAATACTTCGTTCTTCCCCAGAGCAGATATTGTAAATTTCACCCGATTCCCCTTTTTCTATTAATGTCAGATACCCACTAATGATATCTTCCACATGAGAAAAATCACGAGTCGGTGCCAAATCGCCGACAGAAATCGATGATTTTCCAAAGTGTTTCGCTTCAATGATTTGAGAACAAAAATTAGGGATGACAAACTCTTTACGTTGCCCAATTCCAATATGGTTGAAAGGACGAGCAATGACAATGGAAACGAAGGGACTATATGCAGAATACTGACGACAATAGGATTCGGCTGCTAATTTACTTCCTGCATAAGGATTGACTGGATTAGGCAAAAGAGATTCTTTCAACGGTAGAAGAGATAGGTTTTGTTTTCCGTAAACATCAGCTGAAGAAACATACAACATTTTGCATGGTCTTTGCATCCGATGTAAAATTTCGATTAAATTCAGAGTACCACCCACGTTGATTTCTTCGGTCTCCCAAGGATTTTCGATGGCAATCGGAACAAAGGCTTGGGCAGCCAAATGGATGAGGATATCTGGTTGAACCTCTTTTAAATTTTTTGCAACAACCTCTCGGTCACGAATATCACCTTGAAAACAATGGATTTGGTATTCACCAAGCGATTCTAGAGCAGGAAGGAGGTAACTACCGACAAATCCAGTGGCTCCGGTGACTAAAGTTTGTTTTTTTTTCATAGAAAAGGGAAATTTCCGATTCGGCTCTAAGATTTAGTTGCCATTCTTCCAATTTTTCAAATCCTCTCAACAAAAGAAAGAAAACTGTGGAAGACAAAAAGAAATTCAATCCATCCCCCTTTGTCGAAGTCCGAGATCCACAGTTGAATGTATCGGAATTGGTCCAAAAAATCGAATCCAAAATCCCATTGGATCCTGGACAAACTCCAAATTGGAAAGAACTCACAAAGATCAGTTACAAGCCGGAATCCCCACAAGGGTTTCGCAAATTTGATCCGGCAGGAACAGCCCATTTATTCGAAAAAGGGATTTCCAGCCCCAAGTTTTCCAATCCCAAATTTTGGTTTATTAAAGGACCTATTAAATATATCGTTAATCGCCTAATATCTGTTTACGGACTCATCGACAAAAAACTATCTGAAAATAGAATTCGTGCTTTTTTTTCAGTTCTCCATGAATTAGTTCGATTAGGTAGACGAATCGAACAAATTGAAAATCGGTTTGATGGATTTTACCGTGATCATCTCCTAAATGATTCTTCTGAAGAGTTGCCTAACTTTGGTTGGGCGGTCAATTCTTACTTTATCGATGCCGGTTCCAACTCAACTTGGAAAGTTGCATTAGAAGATATTTCAAAGACAAAGGGAATTACCGTTTTATTTCCAGAGTGGGGAGATATTTTAAAACAACTTTCCATTTTGAAAGTTCCTTTTCAATGTTTCACATCTCATGAAAGTGAATTTCAATTCATCCAAAGTAGAATTACAGCAACAGTCCAGTTAGAAAAAAAACTTTTTCCCCTTAACCAAATTCTGAAAAAAACGGACGTATTGGTTTACTTACCTTTAAATCGATTTCCATCGTTTTGGATTGAAAAAATTTTTGCAGAAATATCAAATTCTTTATCTAGCGGAAACCATTTGTATTTTTCCGTTTCAACAAAACCAAGTGAAACCAATCGACCCTTCCGAGATCTTCAAGTTTCAGAAATTGACTTAGATCGTTTGCCGAGTTACTTAGAAACTCTCGGCTTCAATCAAGTCCGAGATCTTTCCACAACGGAAGATACAAAAGTATACAAGTATACAAAATTTGATAAATGAATGTTTTTCAACATTTAGATGAACTGAAGGATTCAGATGGAGTTGGAAATGATGCAATTGGACTTGCAGAAGTATTTGCCTCACTTGGATACAAATCACATTTCATTACCAGATTACCAAGAAAGGGAAAACCATTAAACAGCCAATTTCATCTTGTAAACTCTTTTGATTTTCCAACAAGCGAAGAAGATATTCATATTTTACACTATGGTGGGGCAGGTTATCCGTATTTTCT encodes the following:
- a CDS encoding M48 family metallopeptidase, which gives rise to MFQNQTFTSRYFNGVSAVPEEGTVLIHGQTIDFSSADTAHKLNVSQFTEFALTHKGCKLVLRPDEIRESPVLEIICPKDDAKKLESLWIQSKKNQSHSHAFFYSIREMNPIVLGILSIAIVALIGFFYFKGLELVVNLIPISMDKSLGESVQLKMDAQFQECNTKATDKFFAEALKKIVPKNSPHQFKVSVIGSTIPNAFALSNGRIYFFSGLLNDAKSQEEVIGVLAHEVAHVEKRHHMRNLVKAGGTSLAISLVVGPGLGNMEFLETFTEIGSTILVLKFSRDFETEADITSIEYLKNQNLSPSGLLTFFKRMSELEKEITKSEKNPPDANAKDDQVVTSSITDFLSTHPATDERMKTLEKLIQSGKKGSVKKIVSDQTWKEIQSVCFDFKKSDSK
- a CDS encoding GDP-mannose 4,6-dehydratase, with protein sequence MKKKQTLVTGATGFVGSYLLPALESLGEYQIHCFQGDIRDREVVAKNLKEVQPDILIHLAAQAFVPIAIENPWETEEINVGGTLNLIEILHRMQRPCKMLYVSSADVYGKQNLSLLPLKESLLPNPVNPYAGSKLAAESYCRQYSAYSPFVSIVIARPFNHIGIGQRKEFVIPNFCSQIIEAKHFGKSSISVGDLAPTRDFSHVEDIISGYLTLIEKGESGEIYNICSGEERSIRYMVEELVKISGHEIKFEVDAGRVRASETSKVYGDNSKLKSLGWKNKHSLSETLRQIYNHLESDFLKSKQTD
- a CDS encoding LIC_11321 family protein → MRTILIYLFFCVMIVSESFADSRQELPPTLGDLKGQDKSVRQPPERKDKKGCCKIKYPAGGYDFFLATEDDCRASLYFDRFLGENNTLCFRWEGD
- a CDS encoding LIC_10202 family protein, with amino-acid sequence MEDKKKFNPSPFVEVRDPQLNVSELVQKIESKIPLDPGQTPNWKELTKISYKPESPQGFRKFDPAGTAHLFEKGISSPKFSNPKFWFIKGPIKYIVNRLISVYGLIDKKLSENRIRAFFSVLHELVRLGRRIEQIENRFDGFYRDHLLNDSSEELPNFGWAVNSYFIDAGSNSTWKVALEDISKTKGITVLFPEWGDILKQLSILKVPFQCFTSHESEFQFIQSRITATVQLEKKLFPLNQILKKTDVLVYLPLNRFPSFWIEKIFAEISNSLSSGNHLYFSVSTKPSETNRPFRDLQVSEIDLDRLPSYLETLGFNQVRDLSTTEDTKVYKYTKFDK
- a CDS encoding YjgN family protein yields the protein MNNTRLQYHATGGQLFVILLKNMFLTVVTLGIYSFWARTNIQKFMAENLEWAGERFSFHGTGKERFIGFLKALGIFIVLYIGIYIIQTILNYIPIPYFGMIVGYLLTLGVFLALVPIIVVGGRKYLTSRTGYRNLRFGFDGKILEVAKIYGKGILLTIVTLGIYYPWFFAEKEAYIQSKTRYGNTNFGFSAEGKEIFFLYLKGFLLSIVTFGIYYSWFLADIQNYIWNRTSFQGKKFSSDITGGKIFVNFIIAYLIILFTLGIGFAWAVVRLTKLFLESVSLEAEVDFSTISAQTDTTANATAEGLEALAEALEGFLS